AAAGTACAAACCTCCCCATTTCTCTGGAAATTCTTCAGTGGCGCCAAATACCATCATCACCcatccatttgtttgtttgtttgtatggtgtttttacattgcatggaaccagtggttattcatcaacgggaccaacgactttacatgacttccaaaacacgccgagagtgaacttctatcaccgaaaAAAAACCTCTCTAactccctcaatggaatgtctgtgaatcaactcgcggccaccgtggtggcagACCCCCAccaaacaccataccgatcacgccactgaggcgcttcacccATTCATTTGATCTGCCGATTGTTCAAATCGGAATTTTTTTCAGCAGAACCAAAACTTCCATAATTGGccttttaaaagaaatgaatcttTAATTAAGGGGACAATTTACTCACAGCTTTGAAACGAACCTTATGACAATGGTTGTTGTTTTCCTGATTTCATATGAGAATAATTCTTGCCCTTTGAACGATCAAATGAAGGTTCTTGCGACATGATCAATTCTGGTGGATCAATACTCAGTCAGAAATGATAATTTGGCACTTTACCAATTTGATCCACTAAAAGTAGTATAAGTTACGGGTGGTCTGAACCCCAGACATTTATTAGTTCAACGTCTATACAGGTATGCAGTTGAAGAATGTCGCAAACATAGATTTGCTTTGttcaggaaaaatataaatgaaactgcCCATTTTCTGGAGACTTTATTCAAAAAACAACATCACTGCAAAacaatgtttaaaaaaagaatCCACAAATGTGCAATTGAACCTAAAATTGAAAGTGaaacacacaatatagaaatagtCTTTCCAGATGTAAGAGGTGATGAGCTAAACAATTCAtttgcggatatatatatatatatatatatatatatatatatatatatatgtgtgtgtgtgtgtgtgtgtgtgtgtgtgtgtgtgtgtgtgtataaattattctaaacttatttataaatacgtgttttatttaattattcattttttatcactaGACTCGTATAacaaaatggaatgaaagagTCCAGGAAGAAATCTTGATCAGTGAAAAACTTATTtgtaatagaaataatataaagatTTATCTCAGTTCCTGTCATCCGATGTTAGTGACCCTGTGTTAAATTTTCACCTGCATCGCAATTCACCCCAGCAGCACCAAACAAAACTCCACTGAGCCGCCGAGGACCAGCCAGCTCTGGAATTTCAGaatcctccccttccccctatcAGTGctgaaacaaaagagagaaattGGACTGTCAGCATTATAACTGACGAGTTCCTTAGAGAGTGGCGCCTCACATGCATCATAAGCACACGTTCTCTTTCCAAAGCCGACGAAGCCACTTTCGGTTTAGGTATAATTGTAATGAATAACTTCTATGTAAGAAAACACTAAATATgccaattttcaattaaatttgcaGTGTACAAGAGGCACatgcacacaaaacacacatgtatatagatatttgcatatatatatatatatatatatatatatatatatatatatatatatatatatatatatatatatatatatatatatatacatacatacatacatacatactactacatactacatatacatatacatatacacacacacacacacacacacacacacacacatatatatatatatatatatatatatataatatatatatatatatatatatatatatatatatatatatatatttatttgcattaagctacaaattcctttgatatcctatttgctctacctcagaattaatatattttcatacatgttaactgaggtggaatttttatttgataataattttgtctacatgtggattcgaaccagcggacggAGGAGATATCacgacttcagtgatgttactgaccacgtcactgaaatcctgatttctcctctgtccgctagtTCGAAtgcacgagaggacgaaattattatcaactaaaaaattctcgcTCGGCTAacggatatgaaaatatattaattcctaggtagagcgaattggataaaaggaatttgtagcttaatgcatatatatatatatatatatatatatatatatatatatatatatatatatatatatatatatatatatatattatatatatagacacacacacacacacatatatatatgtgtgtgtgtgtatgtatgtatgtatgtatgtggtattgAATCACAGGGAGGACTTGAAAGATGTGCTTGTGCACATAAATGAACAAATCTTATAAGTAAGGATATGAAGTAAGCTCTGTTAAGACATATCAATTCCCTTAATAGCGTTATTCTATACTCTGCTTTATTTTACACCTCACTCAGTCATCTATAAATCATTCAACAAAAATAACCCGGAAGGAAAGTTTTTAGACTTGCAATTGTCAAGAATTTTGTCTGATTTTGATCGTGCTTAATACATGCCTAGTCTGTTAGAGGCATCATTTGGTACCGAaccatattttgaatattaaacgATGTTTCCAAAAGCCTTTGAAAGGGGGCTTTGCATGCCCGTCAGATTGTTTTTAAATTCAAGCGAAAATTACCACAAACTCCGTTGGAGTTGTTGGCATATCCCTGTTTACCTTGGCAGCTGTAACTTCCGTCTGTGTTGACGCAAATGGGGGTTGGCGCTACACACGGATTGCTTTGACATTCATCTATATCTGTTGAAGAGAAGAATGAGCTCATGTCATTGATTTCAGATGCAGATTTATAGAAACTGTCAGACCTAAACAAATCAGGGAGGAAAACTTGCAGATCAACTTTACAGGAAAGGAAAACCGGAAAATGGAGTGTCATCTGCACCTTAGTTCTTGAATGATTATTCCCTATCTTGTGTCATATCTTTTTGTAAATGAAACTTACCGGTGCAATAACGATTTGTCATGCTATGAAAATAGCTACCCTTCGTCGCAGATTTAAACAAGAGACAGAGTATACAGTACATTTCAAGGTCTATGAAACTGAATGCAAGTTGGAACTTAAAAATCAAGTTTACAGCAAAGGACGAATGGAATGACATCTGCATATTCAGTATTGAATGATAACCCTAATCATTTGTTCATTTTTCCCTCAAGTGCAGATTGTACAAATCTTGAGTATTACTCACCTCCACACACTACTGTCTCGAAGCCTGCATTGCAAACGCACTCGTAGCCGACATCTTTATCTTGACACACTGAGGTTGCGCTGGGGCAGATACCGGGCATCTCTTGGCATTCATCTCGCTTCAGTGTAGCTGCAAAAGGCAAGGAGAGACGACAGTCGGTTAGTTAATTAGTTAGTTGCTCAGCTACCAGAAATCCCACTGAGTTATCGATCGTCAGCATCGACTAGTTCTCTAAGATGGCTCAGAATGTATACTACTCGGATAGTCCGACTGTCAACCAAGGCTTACGATATTAGGGACCGAGATTAAAAGATGTTTTTCtcaaataaatggttattttgtaTGAAAGATAACAAGGATCTGACACAAGACCCTGGTTTCTATAGAGCTGCTGGAATAATGATGGAAATCAGTCTTCCAGAGTTGTTTCTCACAGATAAGTTCactgtaaatgttatttttttttcgtgggtGGGCTTCTTTTCAAGCCGCATAGTtagagtttcttcttcttcttctccttcttcttaccTTCTATACAGCAGGAACATAGAGCTGATTTGCATTCCTTCGCAAACAGGAGGCCGTTGCAGTCCCCTTTCTGGCTGTTGCTGATGCAATAGCCACCGTAAGCAAGACATTCGTCAGACGGCTTGCAAGCTGTGGAGTTAGAGCAGTAATGAATGAAGACACCTCTCCGTTTTGGGGGAAATTGTTATGTCCCAAGATACATAGTTGCTCTTTTGCATCAATGTTTTCtttcataatgatgatgatgatgatgatgagcttTTTCTATGTAGATACGTCATAATGATGAGCAATTTCtacctttaatattttttatattttgatcacATTATCATATTCCGTGCTTAcagaaaaaaagacgaaaagaGATATTATATACTGCGATCAACTGATGGTCTCAAAACTTCTTCCAACGACCTTCAGAGAATCTTGAAAGTGAGATTACAAAAGTACATATGAGAATGAAGtacagtaaagaaaatgaaaagaatgaaaagcaCTGAAGACTAATCATACACATGTAACATAACAACTTACAAGAAAGTCTGTCTATTAAGTAGCAGCAaccaaacacacattatatacaaagCCAGTTAAGCGAGACAATGGAATCCACAAATTCAAGCTTGgcaaaaatgaacaaagaaatatTCCACGCCGAGCACACACACAAAGCattagtatgtatatttatgtatatgtttttggTATCCCTACTTTGTCTCGTTCAACTCTCCTCGCATATACCGTATTTGGTCAAATTATAGGAGGGGCCAGTAATGACGCCACTGGTCGACTTCTTCTCTTTCCccaaagaaataattgaaaatgaaagctTACAAAGTCACCAAAGATAAAATCACTTGACCTTAGTTAGCTCCAACCTCCTACCAGTCTCTTACCTTTTCCGGAAGACCGGGCTGCGatgtaacaaaacaaaagaaaaacgggTAAGGGacgtaggtaataataataataacaataaacgttTTCTAAAGATCTTTGCATACAAATAAAATTCACCCTTTAAATAACATCAGGCAAGTAATAGCAGTGACAAATCATGAGCTTCTAAGGAACTGTTAACTAAAAGTTACAAGGAGCGCAGATCAAGGGTCATCTCGCTTCTTTCGAAAGAAAAATTGATACAACATTGTATGGCAtacgtaagtacacacacacacacacacacacacacatatatatatatatatatatatatattataattatatatatatatatatatatatatatatatatatatatatagtatatatatatgtatatatatatatatatatatatatatatatatatatatatatatatatatatatatatatatatttaatatatatatatatatatatatatatatatatatatatatatatatatatatatatatatataaatatgaatatatatacatagatatccaATCCTGTCAGCTAAACTATTGTTATGATTATCATTGTTCAAAAGACGACGAAGAaagaagcctattcatatggaagaaaaaagaagaagaagaagcccaccacaggggccatccACATGAAATTCCAGAAGTTTTTCACCAAAGAATCTTATGGTGTTCTttccaaagaagtaacagaaggtaataataggaaatatggaaagaggagaccatcacttattaaaaaaaacgaataaatttaGTTtcgcatgaaaaataaaaataaataaatgaaaataaataattatttctgaAAAAGC
This region of Macrobrachium nipponense isolate FS-2020 chromosome 25, ASM1510439v2, whole genome shotgun sequence genomic DNA includes:
- the LOC135199292 gene encoding adhesion G protein-coupled receptor E2-like isoform X3, whose product is MAQLCLNSGQGQPLQRRRATKARGEGVSSSVEADSCSCFSSSSPSPESRFSRRVTLPFFFCFLCFFVAPAMETSTACLVFATLLASACVCQSQPGLPKACKPSDECLAYGGYCISNSQKGDCNGLLFAKECKSALCSCCIEATLKRDECQEMPGICPSATSVCQDKDVGYECVCNAGFETVVCGDIDECQSNPCVAPTPICVNTDGSYSCQALIGGRGGF